A genomic region of Alnus glutinosa chromosome 11, dhAlnGlut1.1, whole genome shotgun sequence contains the following coding sequences:
- the LOC133881410 gene encoding uncharacterized protein LOC133881410 isoform X4 codes for MSDGLDLVLPLGEAAETFQLEKAVCSHGLFMMAPNQWDPLSKTLLRPLRLLHSLSTPHRQSLLVSRMLRLSETEERAAREFRKMCTNGADADGSFGGTGSGRVFRSPTLFEDMVKCILLCNCQWSRTLSMARALCVLQLELQSRSSCMSSTETGGSVTEASNTKSKSPKAENEDFVPKTPVGKETETKLKAFKVSTNLTKLAETEAELGANAYLRTDSVQTKAKNLSSNVLPTNVEDNSCQNCKSCQVTGELYKTDSCLLTVLQCFEGQEFDAYGMVGNFPSPRELAKTLMKVF; via the exons ATGAGCGATGGGTTAGACTTGGTCCTCCCACTGGGAGAAGCAGCGGAGACCTTCCAACTGGAGAAGGCCGTGTGTAGCCATGGGCTGTTCATGATGGCACCCAACCAGTGGGACCCTCTCTCCAAGACCCTTCTCCGCCCACTCCGTCTTCT CCACTCCCTCTCCACTCCTCATCGGCAATCACTGCTG GTTTCGCGAATGCTGCGTCTGTCGGAAACCGAGGAGAGGGCTGCGAGAGAGTTCCGAAAGATGTGCACCAATGGAGCAGATGCGGATGGGAGCTTTGGTGGCACTGGCAGTGGCAGGGTGTTCAGGTCTCCTACGTTGTTTGAGGACATGGTCAAGTGCATTCTCCTCTGCAACTGCCA GTGGTCCAGAACCTTAAGCATGGCGAGAGCGCTTTGTGTGCTTCAGTTGGAACTGCAGAGTCGATCGTCATGCATGTCCTCCACTGAAACTGGAGGATCAGTTACTGAAGCTAGCAATACCAAGTCTAAGAGCCCAAAAGCTGAGAATGAGGACTTTGTTCCGAAGACACCTGTAGGAAAAGAGACAGAGACAAAGCTTAAGGCATTCAAAGTTTCCACGAATTTGACAAAGCTTGCGGAGACTGAAGCAGAGTTGGGAGCAAATGCTTATTTGAGGACAGACTCTGTCCAAACTAAAGCTAAGAACTTGAGCTCAAACGTCCTTCCAACTAATGTAGAAGATAATTCATGTCAAAACTGCAAAAGTTGTCAGGTTACTGGAGAACTATACAAGACTGACTCATGTTTGCTCACTGTGCTTCAGTGTTTTGAAGGGCAAGAATTTGATGCCTATGGTATGGTAGGAAATTTTCCTAGCCCAAGAGAACTAGCAAAAACCTTGATGAAAGTTTTCTGA
- the LOC133881410 gene encoding uncharacterized protein LOC133881410 isoform X3, producing the protein MSDGLDLVLPLGEAAETFQLEKAVCSHGLFMMAPNQWDPLSKTLLRPLRLLHSLSTPHRQSLLAQVSRMLRLSETEERAAREFRKMCTNGADADGSFGGTGSGRVFRSPTLFEDMVKCILLCNCQWSRTLSMARALCVLQLELQSRSSCMSSTETGGSVTEASNTKSKSPKAENEDFVPKTPVGKETETKLKAFKVSTNLTKLAETEAELGANAYLRTDSVQTKAKNLSSNVLPTNVEDNSCQNCKSCQVTGELYKTDSCLLTVLQCFEGQEFDAYGMVGNFPSPRELAKTLMKVF; encoded by the exons ATGAGCGATGGGTTAGACTTGGTCCTCCCACTGGGAGAAGCAGCGGAGACCTTCCAACTGGAGAAGGCCGTGTGTAGCCATGGGCTGTTCATGATGGCACCCAACCAGTGGGACCCTCTCTCCAAGACCCTTCTCCGCCCACTCCGTCTTCT CCACTCCCTCTCCACTCCTCATCGGCAATCACTGCTG GCCCAGGTTTCGCGAATGCTGCGTCTGTCGGAAACCGAGGAGAGGGCTGCGAGAGAGTTCCGAAAGATGTGCACCAATGGAGCAGATGCGGATGGGAGCTTTGGTGGCACTGGCAGTGGCAGGGTGTTCAGGTCTCCTACGTTGTTTGAGGACATGGTCAAGTGCATTCTCCTCTGCAACTGCCA GTGGTCCAGAACCTTAAGCATGGCGAGAGCGCTTTGTGTGCTTCAGTTGGAACTGCAGAGTCGATCGTCATGCATGTCCTCCACTGAAACTGGAGGATCAGTTACTGAAGCTAGCAATACCAAGTCTAAGAGCCCAAAAGCTGAGAATGAGGACTTTGTTCCGAAGACACCTGTAGGAAAAGAGACAGAGACAAAGCTTAAGGCATTCAAAGTTTCCACGAATTTGACAAAGCTTGCGGAGACTGAAGCAGAGTTGGGAGCAAATGCTTATTTGAGGACAGACTCTGTCCAAACTAAAGCTAAGAACTTGAGCTCAAACGTCCTTCCAACTAATGTAGAAGATAATTCATGTCAAAACTGCAAAAGTTGTCAGGTTACTGGAGAACTATACAAGACTGACTCATGTTTGCTCACTGTGCTTCAGTGTTTTGAAGGGCAAGAATTTGATGCCTATGGTATGGTAGGAAATTTTCCTAGCCCAAGAGAACTAGCAAAAACCTTGATGAAAGTTTTCTGA
- the LOC133881410 gene encoding uncharacterized protein LOC133881410 isoform X2, producing MSDGLDLVLPLGEAAETFQLEKAVCSHGLFMMAPNQWDPLSKTLLRPLRLLHSQPQASVLVRVSQPHWDSHSLHVRVYGTHSLSTPHRQSLLVSRMLRLSETEERAAREFRKMCTNGADADGSFGGTGSGRVFRSPTLFEDMVKCILLCNCQWSRTLSMARALCVLQLELQSRSSCMSSTETGGSVTEASNTKSKSPKAENEDFVPKTPVGKETETKLKAFKVSTNLTKLAETEAELGANAYLRTDSVQTKAKNLSSNVLPTNVEDNSCQNCKSCQVTGELYKTDSCLLTVLQCFEGQEFDAYGMVGNFPSPRELAKTLMKVF from the exons ATGAGCGATGGGTTAGACTTGGTCCTCCCACTGGGAGAAGCAGCGGAGACCTTCCAACTGGAGAAGGCCGTGTGTAGCCATGGGCTGTTCATGATGGCACCCAACCAGTGGGACCCTCTCTCCAAGACCCTTCTCCGCCCACTCCGTCTTCTCCACTCCCAACCCCAAGCCTCAGTCCTTGTCCGCGTCTCCCAACCCCACTGGGACTCTCACTCTCTCCATGTCCGCGTTTACGGCACCCACTCCCTCTCCACTCCTCATCGGCAATCACTGCTG GTTTCGCGAATGCTGCGTCTGTCGGAAACCGAGGAGAGGGCTGCGAGAGAGTTCCGAAAGATGTGCACCAATGGAGCAGATGCGGATGGGAGCTTTGGTGGCACTGGCAGTGGCAGGGTGTTCAGGTCTCCTACGTTGTTTGAGGACATGGTCAAGTGCATTCTCCTCTGCAACTGCCA GTGGTCCAGAACCTTAAGCATGGCGAGAGCGCTTTGTGTGCTTCAGTTGGAACTGCAGAGTCGATCGTCATGCATGTCCTCCACTGAAACTGGAGGATCAGTTACTGAAGCTAGCAATACCAAGTCTAAGAGCCCAAAAGCTGAGAATGAGGACTTTGTTCCGAAGACACCTGTAGGAAAAGAGACAGAGACAAAGCTTAAGGCATTCAAAGTTTCCACGAATTTGACAAAGCTTGCGGAGACTGAAGCAGAGTTGGGAGCAAATGCTTATTTGAGGACAGACTCTGTCCAAACTAAAGCTAAGAACTTGAGCTCAAACGTCCTTCCAACTAATGTAGAAGATAATTCATGTCAAAACTGCAAAAGTTGTCAGGTTACTGGAGAACTATACAAGACTGACTCATGTTTGCTCACTGTGCTTCAGTGTTTTGAAGGGCAAGAATTTGATGCCTATGGTATGGTAGGAAATTTTCCTAGCCCAAGAGAACTAGCAAAAACCTTGATGAAAGTTTTCTGA
- the LOC133881410 gene encoding uncharacterized protein LOC133881410 isoform X1, producing the protein MSDGLDLVLPLGEAAETFQLEKAVCSHGLFMMAPNQWDPLSKTLLRPLRLLHSQPQASVLVRVSQPHWDSHSLHVRVYGTHSLSTPHRQSLLAQVSRMLRLSETEERAAREFRKMCTNGADADGSFGGTGSGRVFRSPTLFEDMVKCILLCNCQWSRTLSMARALCVLQLELQSRSSCMSSTETGGSVTEASNTKSKSPKAENEDFVPKTPVGKETETKLKAFKVSTNLTKLAETEAELGANAYLRTDSVQTKAKNLSSNVLPTNVEDNSCQNCKSCQVTGELYKTDSCLLTVLQCFEGQEFDAYGMVGNFPSPRELAKTLMKVF; encoded by the exons ATGAGCGATGGGTTAGACTTGGTCCTCCCACTGGGAGAAGCAGCGGAGACCTTCCAACTGGAGAAGGCCGTGTGTAGCCATGGGCTGTTCATGATGGCACCCAACCAGTGGGACCCTCTCTCCAAGACCCTTCTCCGCCCACTCCGTCTTCTCCACTCCCAACCCCAAGCCTCAGTCCTTGTCCGCGTCTCCCAACCCCACTGGGACTCTCACTCTCTCCATGTCCGCGTTTACGGCACCCACTCCCTCTCCACTCCTCATCGGCAATCACTGCTG GCCCAGGTTTCGCGAATGCTGCGTCTGTCGGAAACCGAGGAGAGGGCTGCGAGAGAGTTCCGAAAGATGTGCACCAATGGAGCAGATGCGGATGGGAGCTTTGGTGGCACTGGCAGTGGCAGGGTGTTCAGGTCTCCTACGTTGTTTGAGGACATGGTCAAGTGCATTCTCCTCTGCAACTGCCA GTGGTCCAGAACCTTAAGCATGGCGAGAGCGCTTTGTGTGCTTCAGTTGGAACTGCAGAGTCGATCGTCATGCATGTCCTCCACTGAAACTGGAGGATCAGTTACTGAAGCTAGCAATACCAAGTCTAAGAGCCCAAAAGCTGAGAATGAGGACTTTGTTCCGAAGACACCTGTAGGAAAAGAGACAGAGACAAAGCTTAAGGCATTCAAAGTTTCCACGAATTTGACAAAGCTTGCGGAGACTGAAGCAGAGTTGGGAGCAAATGCTTATTTGAGGACAGACTCTGTCCAAACTAAAGCTAAGAACTTGAGCTCAAACGTCCTTCCAACTAATGTAGAAGATAATTCATGTCAAAACTGCAAAAGTTGTCAGGTTACTGGAGAACTATACAAGACTGACTCATGTTTGCTCACTGTGCTTCAGTGTTTTGAAGGGCAAGAATTTGATGCCTATGGTATGGTAGGAAATTTTCCTAGCCCAAGAGAACTAGCAAAAACCTTGATGAAAGTTTTCTGA